One segment of Podospora pseudopauciseta strain CBS 411.78 chromosome 5 map unlocalized CBS411.78m_5.2, whole genome shotgun sequence DNA contains the following:
- a CDS encoding uncharacterized protein (CAZy:AA3; COG:E; EggNog:ENOG503NWDN) produces MAQWGLGDWLERGTEANKRTTFATYSVETRLIFIPASPDSSLLRVASLVISTLRTPNCSSSPNCRSRDLLPAPPCAYNWRDPLSVSISVQLWVPPSSASSATSSPHLAESAQIVQYNPPSANLPSYIMAAVDLEKPFDYVVVGGGTAGLVIANRLSEDSDVRVLVIEAGADRSSDPLVLCPGLVAGLYGKDEYDWNFTSTPQPTLNNRVINQARGKMLGGSSALNFLMLLYPSKGNIDAWAALGNEGWDFDSLAPYLRKFATVHTPPQSSKDLCGLTYHNEDLAKGDGPIHVTFSEGYNITNQAWLKTFAGQGLEVTTDPRDGRALGAFQNQASIDPVTHTRSFAATGYYNPEVAKRSNLVVLTETLVEKIVFDTTGDEPVATGVEILTKDGEKKQISANLEVILSAGTLQSPQILELSGIGSKDILEKHNIPVIVENPSVGENVQDHPIVCQSFEVADMTPSGDVLRDPNVLNALVGMYQASGAGPLGQSTISVAYSPLVDGSGIVSPEAKKELLASHEHTLTTPDAQAIRKLVESPDEATFQFLLFPTQVSIPDVPKSMAEYILPVLPENYITVMTILNHPFSRGSVHISSPDVHAAPVWDPKYNSNLLDMELLARGVEFVERLVDKSTPFGKLLKDGGKRQPEGLVATDLEKAKEIVRKRQISVFHVSGSCAMKPREQGGVVDARLRVYGTKRLRVVDASVFPMEPVGNIQSVVYAVAEKAADLIKEDRKSL; encoded by the exons ATGGCCCAGTGGGGGCTGGGGGACTGGCTCGAGAGGGGAACTGAAGCAAACAAAAGGACCACGTTCGCGACATACTCGGTTGAAACGAGGCTGATCTTCATACCGGCTTCTCCAGACTCCTCTCTGCTGCGTGTTGCGAGCCTGGTGATATCCACTTTGCGAACCCCCAATTGTTCGTCATCCCCGAACTGCCGAAGCCGAGATCTCTTGCCTGCTCCCCCTTGTGCATACAATTGGCGAGACCCCCTTTCTGTTTCCATATCTGTCCAGCTTTGGGTGCCCCCTTCTTCTGCATCTTCAGCAACATCCAGCCCGCATCTTGCCGAGAGCGCCCAGATTGTTCAGTACAACCCACCATCAGCAAACCTCCCATCATACATCATGGCTGCTGTTGACCTTGAGAAGCCGTTCGACTATGTCGTCGTTGGCGGCGGCACTGCCGGCCTCGTCATTGCCAACCGGCTCTCCGAAGACAGCGATGTCCGTGTTCTTGTCATCGAGGCCGGTGCAGACCGTAGCAGTGACCCCCTGGTTCTTTGCCCGGGTCTCGTTGCCGGCTTGTACGGCAAGGATGAATACGACTGGAACTTCACATCAACACCCCAG CCTACCCTGAACAACCGGGTCATCAACCAAGCTCGCGGGAAGATGCTTGGTGGCAGCTCGGCCCTCAACTTCCTCATGCTGTTGTATCCTTCCAAGGGCAACATTGACGCCTGGGCAGCCCTGGGCAACGAGGGCTGGGACTTTGACTCTCTTGCTCCCTACCTGCGCAAGTTTGCAACCGTCCACACTCCTCCCCAGTCATCCAAGGACCTCTGCGGGTTAACCTATCACAATGAGGACCTCGCCAAAGGTGACGGGCCCATCCACGTCACTTTCAGTGAAGGTTACAATATAACCAACCAAGCTTGGTTGAAGACCTTTGCTGGACAAGGCCTGGAGGTCACCACGGATCCTCGTGATGGAAGGGCATTGGGTGCCTTCCAAAACCAGGCCAGCATTGATCCAGTAACACACACCAGAAGTTTCGCAGCCACAGGCTATTACAACCCAGAGGTTGCGAAGCGATCCAACTTGGTGGTGCTCACCGAGACTTTGGTGGAAAAGATTGTCTTTGACACCACGGGAGATGAGCCTGTTGCCACTGGTGTTGAGATTTTGACCAAGGATggtgagaagaagcagaTATCTGCCAACCTTGAAGTCATCCTGTCGGCTGGTACCCTGCAGTCACCCCAGATTCTGGAGCTTTCCGGTATTGGAAGCAAGGACATCCTCGAGAAGCACAACATTCCCGTCATTGTTGAGAACCCCAGCGTGGGCGAGAACGTGCAAGACCACCCCATTGTATGTCAGAGCTTCGAGGTCGCCGATATGACCCCGTCAGGAGATGTCCTCCGTGACCCCAACGTTCTCAACGCTTTGGTAGGCATGTACCAGGCCTCCGGCGCCGGACCTCTCGGCCAGAGCACCATCAGCGTAGCCTACTCCCCCCTCGTCGACGGCTCCGGCATCGTCTCccccgaggccaagaaggagctcCTCGCCTCCCATGAGCACACACTCACCACCCCGGACGCGCAAGCCATCAGAAAACTCGTCGAGTCCCCCGACGAGGCTACCTTCCAGTTCCTGCTCTTCCCCACCCAGGTCTCCATCCCTGACGTCCCCAAGTCCATGGCCGAGTACATCCTCCCGGTCCTCCCCGAGAACTACATCACCGTCATgaccatcctcaaccaccccttctcccgcGGCAGCGTGCACATCTCCAGCCCCGACGTCCACGCCGCCCCTGTATGGGACCCAAAGTACaactccaacctcctcgacatgGAGCTCCTCGCCCGCGGCGTCGAGTTTGTCGAGCGGCTCGTCGACAAGTCGACGCCGTTTGGCAAGCTGCTCAAGGACGGGGGGAAGAGGCAGCCGGAGGGGCTTGTGGCGACGGATCTGGAAAAGGCAAAGGAAATTGTCCGCAAGAGGCAGATCTCCGTGTTTCATGTGTCTGGCAGCTGCGCCATGAAGCCAAGGGAACAGGGCGGTGTGGTGGATgcgaggttgagggtgtACGGGACCAAGAGGCTTAGGGTGGTGGACGCGAGCGTGTTCCCGATGGAGCCGGTGGGAAATATTCAGAGTGTGGTTTATGCTGTTGCGGAGAAGGCGGCGGATTTGATCAAGGAGGATAGGAAGAGCTTGTAA
- a CDS encoding uncharacterized protein (EggNog:ENOG503Q3U6; COG:C), whose product MTQAFKNVVVVGGSYVGVATAKELAKLLPSSHRPRFAILPSHEHKCLIPYTTTFSLSPDPSRHQVIQAKALSLSPTTSTLHIDTPFQGSTTVPFTHLIAATGTNLSPPGTIPHNTKPRAITFLQSYQSSLRTAPSIIIIGGGAVGVQMACDLKEIYPHKPITLIHSRHNLMPAYHPSLSDLIKSRFAELGVNLITESRVAIPERGFPLTAQPIDVHLQDGRTLTADFVITATGQTPNNQWLRCSLGNGVINKKNGFVKVKPTMQIDGGPWENLFAVGDINDCGAHKAAKPGMVQAGVAARNITALVRGEEAEEQLAVAPAGIHLTLGLTKNVIFRNPDTAKGVTEPYINLKDEEDMNIEEVWGRRGPKVTSQRDYHL is encoded by the exons ATGACACAAGCGTTTAAGaatgttgtcgttgtcggcGGCTCCTACGTCGGAGTG GCAACGGCAAAAGAACTAGCCAaactccttccctcctctcaCCGT cctcgcttcgccatcctcccctctcacGAACACAAATGCCTAATcccctacaccaccaccttctccctctcccccgaccCCTCCCGCCACCAGGTCATCCAAGCCAaagccctctccctctcccccaccacctccaccctccacaTCGACACCCCCTTTCAAggctccaccaccgtccccttcacccacctcatcgccgccaccggcaccaacctCTCTCCCCCCGGCACGATCccccacaacaccaaaccccGCGCCATCACCTTCCTCCAATCCTACCAATCCTCCCTCCGcaccgccccctccatcatcatcatcggcggcggcgcagTAGGAGTCCAGATGGCGTGCGATCTCAAAGAAATCTACCCCCACAAACCCATAACCCTGATTCACTCCCGACATAACTTAATGCCAGCCTACCACCCGTCCCTCTCCGACTTAATCAAGTCTCGCTTTGCTGAATTAGGCgtcaacctcatcaccgaAAGCAGGGTCGCCATCCCCGAGCGTGGCTTCCCCCTCACAGCTCAACCAATAGACGTCCACCTCCAAGACGGGCGGACCCTAACCGCTGATTTCGTCATCACCGCGACGGGCCAAACGCCAAATAACCAGTGGTTGCGATGCTCACTTGGAAATGGTGTGATCAACAAAAAGAATGGATTCGTCAAAGTCAAACCAACAATGCAGATCGACGGTGGCCCGTGGGAAAACCTCTTCGCCGTGGGTGATATCAACGACTGCGGGGCTCACAAGGCCGCAAAGCCGGGGATGGTGCaggctggtgttgctgcgaGGAACATCACTGCTTTGGTCAGGGGGGAAGAGGCGGAGGAACAGTTGGCGGTTGCGCCGGCTGGGATTCATCTTACTTTGGGGCTG ACCAAAAACGTCATCTTCAGAAACCCCGACACGGCAAAAGGGGTAACGGAGCCGTATATAAACCTCAAGGATGA GGAAGACATGAACATCGAGGAGGTGTGGGGCCGAAGAGGGCCAAAGGTGACCAGCCAGAGAGATTATCATCTGTAG